The Lycium ferocissimum isolate CSIRO_LF1 chromosome 1, AGI_CSIRO_Lferr_CH_V1, whole genome shotgun sequence genome includes a region encoding these proteins:
- the LOC132049121 gene encoding sm-like protein LSM2, with translation MLFFSYFKDLVGREVTVELKNDLAIRGTLHSVDQYLNIKLENTRVVDEDKYPHMRSVRNCFIRGSVVRYVQLPPDGVDIELLHDATRREARGG, from the exons ATG TTGTTTTTCTCATATTTCAAGGATCTGGTGGGAAGAGAAGTGACTGTGGAACTGAAGAACGATTTGGCTATCCGAGGAACACTACATTCAGTTGATCAGTATCTAAACATTAAGCTTGAAAACACGAGGGTTGTTGATGAGGACAAATACCCCCACATG AGGTCGGTGAGGAACTGCTTCATCAGAGGATCGGTGGTGAGATACGTGCAGTTGCCTCCAGATGGAGTTGACATAGAATTGCTTCATGATGCTACGAGGAGAGAAGCTCGTGGTGGCTGA
- the LOC132049088 gene encoding endo-1,3;1,4-beta-D-glucanase-like isoform X3, protein MCAPNMSGPECCKNPPTLSSSSGNGCVLQLGGFNTYVSGLSTSKLAILLVSDVYGYEAPNLRKIADKVAAAGYYVVVPDFLYGDPYNPENTERPLSIWMQSHDKDKRFEDAKQVVAALKDKGISAIGAAGFCWGAKVVTDLAKIDYIQAAVLLHPSLVKVDDIKEVRAPIAILAAEIDKISPPERIKQFEEILSSKPEVDSFVKIFPNAKHGWTVRYNVENKEAVQRAEEAHRDMLDWLTKHVKD, encoded by the exons ATGTGTGCACCCAAC ATGTCAGGTCCTGAATGCTGCAAGAATCCACCAACATTAAGCTCAAGTAGTGGAAATGGGTGTGTGTTACAACTTGGAGGGTTCAATACATACGTTTCTGGTCTTTCCACTTCCAAACTCGCCATTCTCCTCGTCTCTGACGTTTACG GTTATGAAGCACCAAATCTGAG GAAGATTGCTGACAAAGTTGCAGCTGCAGGATACTATGTGGTGGTTCCTGATTTTCTTTATGGTGATCCTTATAATCCTGAAAATACGGAGAGGCCTTTATCAATATGGATGCAATCACATGATAAA GATAAAAGATTTGAAGATGCAAAACAGGTTGTTGCAGCTCTAAAGGATAAAGGTATATCTGCTATTGGAGCTGCAGGGTTTTGCTGGGGTG CAAAGGTGGTTACTGACCTAGCTAAGATTGACTACATTCAAGCTGCTGTGCTATTGCACCCATCATTAGTCAAGGTTGATGATATTAAAG AGGTGAGGGCACCAATAGCTATTTTAGCTGCTGAGATAGATAAAATCTCTCCTCCCGAGCGTATTAAGCAGTTTGAGGAGATTTTATCATCAAAACCTGAG GTGGACAGCTTTGTCAAAATATTTCCTAATGCTAAGCATGGGTGGACAGTGAGATACAATGTTGAAAACAAAGAGGCTGTGCAGCGTGCTGAAGAAGCCCACCGGGACATGTTGGATTGGCTTACCAAGCATGTCAA GGATTAG
- the LOC132049088 gene encoding endo-1,3;1,4-beta-D-glucanase-like isoform X2: MSGPECCKNPPTLSSSSGNGCVLQLGGFNTYVSGLSTSKLAILLVSDVYGYEAPNLRKIADKVAAAGYYVVVPDFLYGDPYNPENTERPLSIWMQSHDKDKRFEDAKQVVAALKDKGISAIGAAGFCWGAKVVTDLAKIDYIQAAVLLHPSLVKVDDIKEVRAPIAILAAEIDKISPPERIKQFEEILSSKPEVDSFVKIFPNAKHGWTVRYNVENKEAVQRAEEAHRDMLDWLTKHVKYSEKGSGFSSVRGPRSAM, translated from the exons ATGTCAGGTCCTGAATGCTGCAAGAATCCACCAACATTAAGCTCAAGTAGTGGAAATGGGTGTGTGTTACAACTTGGAGGGTTCAATACATACGTTTCTGGTCTTTCCACTTCCAAACTCGCCATTCTCCTCGTCTCTGACGTTTACG GTTATGAAGCACCAAATCTGAG GAAGATTGCTGACAAAGTTGCAGCTGCAGGATACTATGTGGTGGTTCCTGATTTTCTTTATGGTGATCCTTATAATCCTGAAAATACGGAGAGGCCTTTATCAATATGGATGCAATCACATGATAAA GATAAAAGATTTGAAGATGCAAAACAGGTTGTTGCAGCTCTAAAGGATAAAGGTATATCTGCTATTGGAGCTGCAGGGTTTTGCTGGGGTG CAAAGGTGGTTACTGACCTAGCTAAGATTGACTACATTCAAGCTGCTGTGCTATTGCACCCATCATTAGTCAAGGTTGATGATATTAAAG AGGTGAGGGCACCAATAGCTATTTTAGCTGCTGAGATAGATAAAATCTCTCCTCCCGAGCGTATTAAGCAGTTTGAGGAGATTTTATCATCAAAACCTGAG GTGGACAGCTTTGTCAAAATATTTCCTAATGCTAAGCATGGGTGGACAGTGAGATACAATGTTGAAAACAAAGAGGCTGTGCAGCGTGCTGAAGAAGCCCACCGGGACATGTTGGATTGGCTTACCAAGCATGTCAA GTACAGTGAGAAGGGAAGTGGATTTAGCAGTGTCCGAGGTCCCCGTTCCGCTATGTGA
- the LOC132049088 gene encoding endo-1,3;1,4-beta-D-glucanase-like isoform X1 has product MCAPNMSGPECCKNPPTLSSSSGNGCVLQLGGFNTYVSGLSTSKLAILLVSDVYGYEAPNLRKIADKVAAAGYYVVVPDFLYGDPYNPENTERPLSIWMQSHDKDKRFEDAKQVVAALKDKGISAIGAAGFCWGAKVVTDLAKIDYIQAAVLLHPSLVKVDDIKEVRAPIAILAAEIDKISPPERIKQFEEILSSKPEVDSFVKIFPNAKHGWTVRYNVENKEAVQRAEEAHRDMLDWLTKHVKYSEKGSGFSSVRGPRSAM; this is encoded by the exons ATGTGTGCACCCAAC ATGTCAGGTCCTGAATGCTGCAAGAATCCACCAACATTAAGCTCAAGTAGTGGAAATGGGTGTGTGTTACAACTTGGAGGGTTCAATACATACGTTTCTGGTCTTTCCACTTCCAAACTCGCCATTCTCCTCGTCTCTGACGTTTACG GTTATGAAGCACCAAATCTGAG GAAGATTGCTGACAAAGTTGCAGCTGCAGGATACTATGTGGTGGTTCCTGATTTTCTTTATGGTGATCCTTATAATCCTGAAAATACGGAGAGGCCTTTATCAATATGGATGCAATCACATGATAAA GATAAAAGATTTGAAGATGCAAAACAGGTTGTTGCAGCTCTAAAGGATAAAGGTATATCTGCTATTGGAGCTGCAGGGTTTTGCTGGGGTG CAAAGGTGGTTACTGACCTAGCTAAGATTGACTACATTCAAGCTGCTGTGCTATTGCACCCATCATTAGTCAAGGTTGATGATATTAAAG AGGTGAGGGCACCAATAGCTATTTTAGCTGCTGAGATAGATAAAATCTCTCCTCCCGAGCGTATTAAGCAGTTTGAGGAGATTTTATCATCAAAACCTGAG GTGGACAGCTTTGTCAAAATATTTCCTAATGCTAAGCATGGGTGGACAGTGAGATACAATGTTGAAAACAAAGAGGCTGTGCAGCGTGCTGAAGAAGCCCACCGGGACATGTTGGATTGGCTTACCAAGCATGTCAA GTACAGTGAGAAGGGAAGTGGATTTAGCAGTGTCCGAGGTCCCCGTTCCGCTATGTGA
- the LOC132049088 gene encoding endo-1,3;1,4-beta-D-glucanase-like isoform X4, translated as MCAPNMSGPECCKNPPTLSSSSGNGCVLQLGGFNTYVSGLSTSKLAILLVSDVYGYEAPNLRKIADKVAAAGYYVVVPDFLYGDPYNPENTERPLSIWMQSHDKDKRFEDAKQVVAALKDKGISAIGAAGFCWGAKVVTDLAKIDYIQAAVLLHPSLVKVDDIKEVRAPIAILAAEIDKISPPERIKQFEEILSSKPEVDSFVKIFPNAKHGWTVRYNVENKEAVQRAEEAHRDMLDWLTKHVK; from the exons ATGTGTGCACCCAAC ATGTCAGGTCCTGAATGCTGCAAGAATCCACCAACATTAAGCTCAAGTAGTGGAAATGGGTGTGTGTTACAACTTGGAGGGTTCAATACATACGTTTCTGGTCTTTCCACTTCCAAACTCGCCATTCTCCTCGTCTCTGACGTTTACG GTTATGAAGCACCAAATCTGAG GAAGATTGCTGACAAAGTTGCAGCTGCAGGATACTATGTGGTGGTTCCTGATTTTCTTTATGGTGATCCTTATAATCCTGAAAATACGGAGAGGCCTTTATCAATATGGATGCAATCACATGATAAA GATAAAAGATTTGAAGATGCAAAACAGGTTGTTGCAGCTCTAAAGGATAAAGGTATATCTGCTATTGGAGCTGCAGGGTTTTGCTGGGGTG CAAAGGTGGTTACTGACCTAGCTAAGATTGACTACATTCAAGCTGCTGTGCTATTGCACCCATCATTAGTCAAGGTTGATGATATTAAAG AGGTGAGGGCACCAATAGCTATTTTAGCTGCTGAGATAGATAAAATCTCTCCTCCCGAGCGTATTAAGCAGTTTGAGGAGATTTTATCATCAAAACCTGAG GTGGACAGCTTTGTCAAAATATTTCCTAATGCTAAGCATGGGTGGACAGTGAGATACAATGTTGAAAACAAAGAGGCTGTGCAGCGTGCTGAAGAAGCCCACCGGGACATGTTGGATTGGCTTACCAAGCATGTCAAGTAA
- the LOC132049138 gene encoding endo-1,3;1,4-beta-D-glucanase-like isoform X4, producing MLGSQCCKNPPTLSSSSGNGSVLELGGFNTYVSGPSTSKLAILLVSDVYGYEAPNLRTIADKVAAAGYYVVVPDFFFGDPYNEEKSLSPWFELHKPDKGFEDAKQVAAALKDKGISAIGAAGFCWGEVKPPVAILAAEIDHFCPPERIKQYEEILLSKPEVDKFVKIYPSVKHGWTVRYNVEDKKAVQRAEEAHRDMLDWLTKHVKYSEKGSGFSSVRGPRSSM from the exons ATGTTAGGGTCTCAGTGCTGCAAGAATCCACCAACATTAAGCTCAAGTAGTGGAAATGGGAGTGTGTTAGAACTTGGAGGGTTCAACACATACGTTTCTGGTCCTTCCACTTCCAAACTCGCCATTCTCCTCGTCTCTGACGTTTATG GTTATGAAGCACCAAATCTGAG GACGATCGCTGACAAAGTTGCAGCTGCAGGATACTATGTGGTGGTTCCTGATTTTTTCTTTGGTGATCCTTATAATGAGGAGAAGTCTTTATCACCCTGGTTTGAATTACATAAACCA gATAAAGGATTTGAAGATGCAAAACAGGTTGCTGCAGCTCTAAAAGACAAAGGTATATCTGCAATTGGAGCTGCAGGGTTTTGCTGGGGTG AGGTTAAGCCACCAGTAGCTATTTTAGCTGCTGAGATAGATCATTTCTGTCCTCCAGAGCGTATTAAGCAGTATGAGGAGATTTTATTATCAAAACCTGag GTGGACAAATTTGTCAAAATTTATCCTAGTGTTAAGCATGGGTGGACAGTGAGATACAATGTTGAAGACAAAAAGGCTGTGCAGCGTGCTGAAGAAGCCCATCGGGACATGTTGGATTGGCTTACCAAGCATGTCAA GTACAGTGAGAAGGGAAGTGGATTTAGCAGTGTCCGAGGTCCCCGTTCCTCTATGTGA
- the LOC132049138 gene encoding endo-1,3;1,4-beta-D-glucanase-like isoform X1 — protein MLGSQCCKNPPTLSSSSGNGSVLELGGFNTYVSGPSTSKLAILLVSDVYGYEAPNLRTIADKVAAAGYYVVVPDFFFGDPYNEEKSLSPWFELHKPDKGFEDAKQVAAALKDKGISAIGAAGFCWGAKVVIDLAKSDDIQAAVLLHPSLVKVDDFKEVKPPVAILAAEIDHFCPPERIKQYEEILLSKPEVDKFVKIYPSVKHGWTVRYNVEDKKAVQRAEEAHRDMLDWLTKHVKYSEKGSGFSSVRGPRSSM, from the exons ATGTTAGGGTCTCAGTGCTGCAAGAATCCACCAACATTAAGCTCAAGTAGTGGAAATGGGAGTGTGTTAGAACTTGGAGGGTTCAACACATACGTTTCTGGTCCTTCCACTTCCAAACTCGCCATTCTCCTCGTCTCTGACGTTTATG GTTATGAAGCACCAAATCTGAG GACGATCGCTGACAAAGTTGCAGCTGCAGGATACTATGTGGTGGTTCCTGATTTTTTCTTTGGTGATCCTTATAATGAGGAGAAGTCTTTATCACCCTGGTTTGAATTACATAAACCA gATAAAGGATTTGAAGATGCAAAACAGGTTGCTGCAGCTCTAAAAGACAAAGGTATATCTGCAATTGGAGCTGCAGGGTTTTGCTGGGGTG CAAAGGTAGTTATCGACCTAGCTAAATCTGACGACATTCAAGCTGCTGTGCTATTGCACCCATCATTAGTCAAGGTTGATGATTTCAAAG AGGTTAAGCCACCAGTAGCTATTTTAGCTGCTGAGATAGATCATTTCTGTCCTCCAGAGCGTATTAAGCAGTATGAGGAGATTTTATTATCAAAACCTGag GTGGACAAATTTGTCAAAATTTATCCTAGTGTTAAGCATGGGTGGACAGTGAGATACAATGTTGAAGACAAAAAGGCTGTGCAGCGTGCTGAAGAAGCCCATCGGGACATGTTGGATTGGCTTACCAAGCATGTCAA GTACAGTGAGAAGGGAAGTGGATTTAGCAGTGTCCGAGGTCCCCGTTCCTCTATGTGA
- the LOC132049138 gene encoding endo-1,3;1,4-beta-D-glucanase-like isoform X2: MSLNCWRLSGVLSVNLLVTSREVVGVTVICVCPVIKLQEVPILSRADPTIQLLLCRTIADKVAAAGYYVVVPDFFFGDPYNEEKSLSPWFELHKPDKGFEDAKQVAAALKDKGISAIGAAGFCWGAKVVIDLAKSDDIQAAVLLHPSLVKVDDFKEVKPPVAILAAEIDHFCPPERIKQYEEILLSKPEVDKFVKIYPSVKHGWTVRYNVEDKKAVQRAEEAHRDMLDWLTKHVKYSEKGSGFSSVRGPRSSM, from the exons ATGAGTCTTAACTGCTGGCGACTCAGTGGTGTCTTATCTGTGAATCTTTTGGTTACATCAAGGGAAGTAGTTGGGGTCACCGTTATTTGTGTTTGTCCAGTAATTAAGCTGCAAGAAGTTCCTATTTTATCTCGAGCTGATCCCACAATTCAACTGCTTTTATGTAGGACGATCGCTGACAAAGTTGCAGCTGCAGGATACTATGTGGTGGTTCCTGATTTTTTCTTTGGTGATCCTTATAATGAGGAGAAGTCTTTATCACCCTGGTTTGAATTACATAAACCA gATAAAGGATTTGAAGATGCAAAACAGGTTGCTGCAGCTCTAAAAGACAAAGGTATATCTGCAATTGGAGCTGCAGGGTTTTGCTGGGGTG CAAAGGTAGTTATCGACCTAGCTAAATCTGACGACATTCAAGCTGCTGTGCTATTGCACCCATCATTAGTCAAGGTTGATGATTTCAAAG AGGTTAAGCCACCAGTAGCTATTTTAGCTGCTGAGATAGATCATTTCTGTCCTCCAGAGCGTATTAAGCAGTATGAGGAGATTTTATTATCAAAACCTGag GTGGACAAATTTGTCAAAATTTATCCTAGTGTTAAGCATGGGTGGACAGTGAGATACAATGTTGAAGACAAAAAGGCTGTGCAGCGTGCTGAAGAAGCCCATCGGGACATGTTGGATTGGCTTACCAAGCATGTCAA GTACAGTGAGAAGGGAAGTGGATTTAGCAGTGTCCGAGGTCCCCGTTCCTCTATGTGA
- the LOC132049138 gene encoding endo-1,3;1,4-beta-D-glucanase-like isoform X3, with translation MLGSQCCKNPPTLSSSSGNGSVLELGGFNTYVSGPSTSKLAILLVSDVYGYEAPNLRTIADKVAAAGYYVVVPDFFFGDPYNEEKSLSPWFELHKPDKGFEDAKQVAAALKDKGISAIGAAGFCWGAKVVIDLAKSDDIQAAVLLHPSLVKVDDFKEVKPPVAILAAEIDHFCPPERIKQYEEILLSKPEVDKFVKIYPSVKHGWTVRYNVEDKKAVQRAEEAHRDMLDWLTKHVK, from the exons ATGTTAGGGTCTCAGTGCTGCAAGAATCCACCAACATTAAGCTCAAGTAGTGGAAATGGGAGTGTGTTAGAACTTGGAGGGTTCAACACATACGTTTCTGGTCCTTCCACTTCCAAACTCGCCATTCTCCTCGTCTCTGACGTTTATG GTTATGAAGCACCAAATCTGAG GACGATCGCTGACAAAGTTGCAGCTGCAGGATACTATGTGGTGGTTCCTGATTTTTTCTTTGGTGATCCTTATAATGAGGAGAAGTCTTTATCACCCTGGTTTGAATTACATAAACCA gATAAAGGATTTGAAGATGCAAAACAGGTTGCTGCAGCTCTAAAAGACAAAGGTATATCTGCAATTGGAGCTGCAGGGTTTTGCTGGGGTG CAAAGGTAGTTATCGACCTAGCTAAATCTGACGACATTCAAGCTGCTGTGCTATTGCACCCATCATTAGTCAAGGTTGATGATTTCAAAG AGGTTAAGCCACCAGTAGCTATTTTAGCTGCTGAGATAGATCATTTCTGTCCTCCAGAGCGTATTAAGCAGTATGAGGAGATTTTATTATCAAAACCTGag GTGGACAAATTTGTCAAAATTTATCCTAGTGTTAAGCATGGGTGGACAGTGAGATACAATGTTGAAGACAAAAAGGCTGTGCAGCGTGCTGAAGAAGCCCATCGGGACATGTTGGATTGGCTTACCAAGCATGTCAAGTGA